The Tripterygium wilfordii isolate XIE 37 chromosome 23, ASM1340144v1, whole genome shotgun sequence genomic sequence TAATGCGGCCTTATTAGGAGCATTGTAGTGGACTTGTTAAGTAATTAAATGAGCAAACAAACGCACCTCGTTCAGAGCCAGCTTTGATAGGAACCAAAGGCCCAACAGCCCAAACCCGTTCATTATCCATGATCTTCTTAACGCCATCAATCTCCTCTGCAGCCAACTCAACAAACGAATTGAAAATAACTCCCCAGCTCTTCTTGAACCAAGCCATCATTTCTTGAAAGAAAGGCCACGTCTCCTTGCTATGAGTCAACCAGTAAATCCTCGCATGCACATTCACAGAACAATAAGAAATCAGTTTCACACCAAGTCTGTCACACAACGGAACAGTCCATTGACTTAACATTTCATCAGCAATGACAGCCACCGGAGGAGAAGGACTCTCTTTGCACCATTCGAAGATTTGGTCTTGGAGTTTCGATAAGGCGTCGGTTAGGTCCGGCAGTGAAAAGATGGTGACGTCTTGCAGGTTCTCAACTCCTTGGGGTAGTGAAGGGTGTGAGGGGAAAGGGAGGACAAGTACTTGGACTGATAGGGAGTTTTtgtggagagaaagaaaagggtctAGGTAGTGGAGGTTCTTGGGTGTGACCAGTATTGTTATGGTGATGCCTCTAATGGCTAGCTGGTATGCTAAATCTAGGTTGGGTAGTATGTGACCTGTTGCAGGGAATGGGATCATCAGGACATGAACACTTTTCTTCTTTGCAGTTGTCATTGTTTTGCGCCTTATCACAATTCAGTGTGTTGCATACTTGGATAAATGCAATACCAATATATATGAGAGAAGGCTTATGTCCGCAGCCATAACCGCGAATGCATGCATCAAAACTGTGGGCTAAAATTTTACCGCGGCTATGAAGGCGTTCCCAAGAATGTGCCCCATTTTTGTACCAGCTattccaaatgttgagatggacgcacatgatccatgtaAAATCGTGAACCCTAATCTATATGAAATCATGTCCATCCATATCAAAATATGAGATAGCCGGGACAAAAAAACTGGGATCCATAAAACTGCAGCATGTTTTAGTTTTAGAACTTAATTAAATAAGGTGATCACTTTCTATGTATGAACGAAAACAAATCTAGCTATAATAGCTTAAAATTTAAAGTAGGGTTGTTATTGGTACGATTATCATTACAGAACACAGAATATCATTACCATACCGATCCCTTCGGTAACTAAAAAAATGTTACTGTTACCATTATCGatagagtcggtataccgatcgatcggtaaccGTTAATCGGTAATCGATAATcgataaatttaccaattcttataATCCCCTTAATTGTTCCTCATCAACTCTGGTTTCTGTTGAAAAAAAATGCCCCAAAATCATCAAGAGTTGAGCATATCATAATGAATCCATTGATTCATGTCCACAGAGGGGACTCGACTATTTCTCCagaaaacaatgaaaacaaatttaaaaaataatgcacAAATAAAAACTTATATAAGTTTTAAAGTTTATGACTTCAGTGCATCTCTTACAATGATAAGAAAAGCCAGTAAAAATCTAGTAATAGATCCAAGAGTCAGGCACTTGTAGAGAAATTCTTCAATCGGCAATTGCAGACTCTACATAAAGCAATTAAAGATCAAAACCCCTCAACGAACACCTCAAAAGGAAGTCTAGGGGAAGACGAGAACACGTCGAACAGACCTAGATCGAATGAGGCGGAGTGGCGCTGTGCATATCGACTGACACACCACCTAAGGTAGTGTGCACAATCCAGACGCCGTAGAGAGAGGATGAGACTTCATAGTATGAGAGATGACGGACTTGTCGATGTGAGGGAGCAATAGGGAGGAACTCGCAGACGTTAGCCTAAGGGTTATTTGGAATTGGAGGTGAGATGCGCCTCATATG encodes the following:
- the LOC119993438 gene encoding flavonol 7-O-rhamnosyltransferase-like produces the protein MTTAKKKSVHVLMIPFPATGHILPNLDLAYQLAIRGITITILVTPKNLHYLDPFLSLHKNSLSVQVLVLPFPSHPSLPQGVENLQDVTIFSLPDLTDALSKLQDQIFEWCKESPSPPVAVIADEMLSQWTVPLCDRLGVKLISYCSVNVHARIYWLTHSKETWPFFQEMMAWFKKSWGVIFNSFVELAAEEIDGVKKIMDNERVWAVGPLVPIKAGSERGGSSSISSDKLIGWLDSCQVDRSVVYVGFGTQITLKTKQMEVLANALEQSGVRFIWAVKAARNEDDQDQSMVPEGFEDRVAGRGIVIKGWAPQAAILEHRAVGAYLTHGGWNSVLEALRGGVILLAWPMQIDHFHNAKLFVDELGAAVRVCEGLETVPDSDALTRILTDSVSVDAPERIKFMELREKALKAIGKGGSSYKALDLIVEDLFNL